TTTTGGTGCTTCATTAGCGACAAGAGTCATATTATTCAATAGCATGGATGGAAGATGGCTATAGGGTAGAAATAGCACCGCGGCAATAAACAAGGCGGCAAGGGTATTTCCCAATGGTCGCCAAAGCCGAAAAAACAGGCCTTTTTTCGGTTTGTTTATATTAGTTGCCGGCCTAGGCATCGCATCGAATTCACGCCAAACACCCGCAATTGCCTCATAGGATTTAGCGTGCTCTGGTGATGTGGCTAGCCACAGTTGAAACTGCTCCACTTGCTCTGAGGTCAGCTGTTGACTGTGATTGCGCGTAAACCACAGTGCAGCTTGTTCATCAATTGTGTCTAGATCATCTGGCTCGTGTATCGATGTGTGAGTCATTAATTTTTATTGCTCTGATTATCAAGATGCTTTTTACAGTGGACTAAAGCAGCTGCAATGTGTTTTTCTACCATACTAATAGAAATTTCCATGCGCTCTGCGATCTCGCTTTGTGATAAGCCATCGAACCGATATAACAAAAAAGCCTCTCGTCGCCTAGGGGGTAAGCTTTCTATCGCATCACTTAACCATTGAATACGTTGTTGCTGCTCTAGTATCTCACTAGGATCTGCTTGTGTATCGGTTAGATTTTGGTCCATCAAGGTTTCATCAACCTCGACGGTTGATTTTGCCTGACGTTGGTTACGACGCCAATGGTCAATTAAGACATGATTGGCGATTTTGAACAAATAAGCACGACTCTCTTTGATCGGAGATTGTTCTTTTCTGTTAAGCCATAGTGTAAACACATCCTGTGATAAATCATCAGCATCATTGCTATTACCTAGCCGATTGCGGAAAAAGCGGACAAGCTGGCTATAAGTTGACTGATATGCCCCACTGATTTTGCGGGCAAGGGATTTATCGATCGTCATTTTCGCTGGTGCCAAAAAAGTTACGAATGTGCATCACACATTCAATGATGAATTTAAATTGCTTATTGTAATAATACTTTTAAAAATCAATCGTTTGATTGAAAATTTGACAAAGGGTTAATAATAATGAATATCATTTTCGTTCGTATTATGCCTATAATCTGCAAAAAATAAAGTCGTGAGGCAAAATATGAGCAGTATTGCGGGCAAGATTGAGCGCCCGGTTTTACGTCCGTTGGGCGGTTTGTTTTTAAGTCTTCTTTTCCATGGAACAATTGCAGTCATGCTTATTGGTTGGTTTACGACAAACCTGCCAAAAACAGGGGTTTTACCGCCTGCAATATCTCTACAACTGGGGGTTTATCAACTTGAGCAGCACTCAGAGCCTGAAGTTAACCATGCCCCTAAACAGCAAATGGCAACTCGTGAAGAGATTTTGCCAGATGTGATTGAAAAAACGGAAAAACTACCGGAAACAC
This portion of the Providencia manganoxydans genome encodes:
- a CDS encoding RNA polymerase sigma factor, coding for MTIDKSLARKISGAYQSTYSQLVRFFRNRLGNSNDADDLSQDVFTLWLNRKEQSPIKESRAYLFKIANHVLIDHWRRNQRQAKSTVEVDETLMDQNLTDTQADPSEILEQQQRIQWLSDAIESLPPRRREAFLLYRFDGLSQSEIAERMEISISMVEKHIAAALVHCKKHLDNQSNKN